A portion of the Micromonospora tarapacensis genome contains these proteins:
- a CDS encoding ABC transporter ATP-binding protein encodes MAGIEVTALHKRYPDGTVAVDHVDLSIGDGELFVMLGPSGCGKTTTLRAIAGLERQTTGDIRIGDTLVNDLPPAERDIAMVFQFYALYPHLRTRDNLAFPLRAEGLPKPEVRERVDEAARLMRLGPLLDRRPRQLSGGEQQRVALARALVRRPRAFLMDEPLTNLDAELRADMRTEIKHLQGELGTTMVYVTHDQVEAMSLGHRIAILNKGRVEQIGTPLEVYDRPASLFCAAFIGSPPMNLIEVEVTDGKLRGQGGLALTPPPGLPRDRRLVAGVRPEALEVTEPEADRSVPARVVSVEWLGDEIIYVVDHGDQRDVRVRMPPTVRFAADAPVGLRHAGGTPAVYDVSTEELVA; translated from the coding sequence ATGGCAGGCATCGAGGTGACCGCCCTGCACAAGCGCTACCCGGACGGGACGGTCGCAGTTGACCACGTGGACCTGTCCATCGGCGACGGCGAGCTGTTCGTGATGCTCGGCCCTTCGGGTTGCGGCAAGACGACCACGCTGCGGGCCATAGCCGGCCTGGAGCGGCAGACGACTGGCGACATCCGCATCGGCGACACGCTGGTCAACGACCTGCCGCCCGCCGAACGCGACATCGCCATGGTGTTCCAGTTCTACGCTCTCTACCCGCATCTGAGGACCCGCGACAACCTGGCGTTCCCACTGCGGGCCGAGGGCCTGCCCAAGCCGGAGGTGCGCGAGCGGGTCGACGAGGCCGCCCGGCTGATGCGGCTTGGACCGCTGCTGGACCGGCGACCGCGCCAGCTGTCCGGCGGGGAGCAGCAACGTGTCGCGCTTGCTCGCGCCCTGGTGCGACGACCGCGCGCATTCCTCATGGACGAACCTCTCACCAATCTGGACGCAGAGCTGAGGGCCGACATGCGCACGGAAATCAAGCACCTGCAGGGGGAACTGGGCACGACGATGGTCTACGTCACCCACGACCAGGTCGAGGCGATGTCGCTCGGTCACCGAATCGCCATCCTCAACAAGGGCCGCGTCGAGCAGATCGGCACGCCGCTGGAGGTCTACGACCGTCCGGCGAGCCTCTTCTGCGCCGCATTCATCGGCTCCCCGCCGATGAACCTGATCGAGGTGGAGGTGACCGACGGGAAGCTGCGCGGTCAGGGCGGACTGGCCCTCACGCCACCGCCAGGCCTGCCGCGCGACCGTCGCCTGGTCGCAGGCGTCCGGCCGGAGGCGCTGGAAGTCACCGAACCGGAGGCAGACCGTTCGGTCCCGGCCCGCGTGGTCTCGGTGGAGTGGCTGGGCGACGAAATCATCTACGTGGTTGACCACGGCGACCAGCGCGACGTACGGGTCCGGATGCCACCGACTGTCCGGTTCGCCGCTGACGCACCGGTCGGGCTACGGCACGCCGGCGGGACCCCGGCGGTCTACGACGTGAGCACGGAAGAACTGGTGGCCTGA
- a CDS encoding ABC transporter ATP-binding protein — protein sequence MGTVAVHGLCKSFGKVQALDGVTLDVPDGSFFVVLGPSGAGKTTTLRAIAGLEKLDGGSVHLDGRDATGDAPAARDLAMVFQSYALYPRHTAYENIASPLRARRCSSTEIAAAVERMSRLLHIERLLQRRPAQLSGGEMQRVALARALIRRPRAFLMDEPLTNLDLKLRVEMRTELTRIHRGLGATFVYVTNDQVEALSMADQVAVLKEGKVQQVGTPTEVYERPANQWVAGFVGSPPISLLACHAEGDRLVGAQGWTLPRPRWTTAEDGRALLLGLRAEDLSVEQRGNASLSGELYGLEPLGDRTVVDVRVGTEILKVKARPTVTGTPGERLLVTVDLDRAHLFDAGTGLSLSEAGR from the coding sequence ATGGGAACCGTGGCAGTGCACGGGCTGTGCAAGTCCTTCGGCAAGGTCCAGGCCCTGGACGGGGTGACGCTGGACGTGCCGGACGGCTCGTTCTTCGTCGTGCTCGGGCCCTCCGGGGCAGGCAAGACGACGACCCTACGAGCGATCGCCGGACTTGAGAAGCTTGACGGCGGGTCGGTGCATCTGGACGGGAGGGACGCGACCGGTGACGCCCCGGCCGCGCGCGACCTGGCCATGGTCTTCCAGAGCTACGCCCTCTACCCGCGACACACGGCGTACGAGAACATCGCTTCGCCGCTGCGGGCACGCCGCTGTTCGTCGACCGAGATCGCCGCTGCCGTCGAGCGGATGTCGCGCCTGTTGCACATCGAACGTCTGCTGCAGCGTCGTCCCGCGCAGTTGTCGGGCGGTGAGATGCAGCGTGTCGCGCTGGCCCGGGCGCTGATCCGTCGGCCGCGCGCGTTTCTCATGGACGAGCCGCTGACAAACCTCGACCTCAAGCTCCGCGTCGAGATGCGCACCGAACTCACCCGCATCCACCGCGGCCTCGGCGCGACCTTCGTCTACGTGACAAACGACCAGGTCGAGGCCCTGTCCATGGCCGACCAGGTCGCGGTCCTCAAGGAGGGGAAGGTGCAACAGGTCGGAACGCCGACCGAGGTGTACGAGCGTCCAGCCAACCAGTGGGTCGCAGGATTCGTCGGGAGCCCGCCGATCAGCCTGCTCGCCTGCCACGCCGAGGGAGATCGTCTGGTCGGTGCGCAAGGCTGGACGCTGCCGCGGCCCCGCTGGACCACGGCTGAGGACGGTCGTGCGCTGCTGCTGGGTCTGCGCGCGGAGGACCTGTCCGTCGAGCAGCGTGGGAACGCGTCGCTGTCGGGGGAACTCTACGGGCTTGAGCCGCTCGGCGACCGAACGGTGGTCGACGTCCGAGTGGGGACGGAGATCCTCAAGGTCAAGGCACGACCCACCGTCACCGGAACGCCGGGCGAGCGGCTGCTTGTCACGGTCGACCTGGACCGCGCGCACCTGTTCGATGCGGGCACCGGGCTGTCGCTGTCCGAGGCTGGGCGGTAA
- a CDS encoding GntR family transcriptional regulator — protein sequence MDDEGMIARGRRAVTGGTSPGRSGGRLADEVYDTLLGQLMSLRIEPGSRVTIDVLARELGVSQTPIRDALNRMEAEGLVVRVPHAGYRIPPQITRRRFEDMLEIRLLLEPAAARRSAERASLEQVAGLRAMLEEMAELEGGNGPTAYGAFGLRDAAFHDLVALSAENQVIREALARLHSHVHLFRLHHDTQVTHLAMAEHEEIVAAIAARDPDAAAYAMRRHILRSGERFRRLFDEVKDADAVAVEA from the coding sequence ATGGACGACGAAGGAATGATCGCGCGGGGCCGTCGGGCCGTGACGGGCGGAACGTCGCCGGGAAGATCTGGCGGTCGGCTCGCCGACGAGGTGTACGACACGCTGCTCGGACAGTTGATGTCGCTCCGGATCGAGCCTGGCTCCCGCGTCACGATCGACGTCCTGGCGCGAGAGCTGGGGGTCTCGCAGACGCCGATCCGAGACGCCCTGAACCGCATGGAGGCGGAGGGCCTGGTCGTCCGGGTGCCCCATGCTGGCTACCGCATTCCACCCCAGATCACCCGTCGCCGATTCGAGGACATGCTCGAGATCCGCCTGCTCCTCGAGCCGGCGGCGGCGCGCAGATCTGCCGAACGTGCATCCCTGGAGCAGGTGGCCGGTCTGCGAGCAATGCTGGAGGAGATGGCGGAGTTGGAGGGGGGCAACGGGCCTACGGCCTATGGCGCCTTCGGTCTACGCGACGCCGCTTTTCACGACCTCGTCGCCCTGAGCGCGGAGAACCAGGTCATCCGTGAGGCGCTCGCTCGCCTGCACAGCCACGTGCACCTCTTCCGTCTGCACCACGACACCCAGGTCACTCACCTGGCCATGGCCGAGCACGAGGAGATTGTGGCCGCGATCGCCGCGCGTGACCCCGACGCCGCCGCCTATGCGATGCGTCGGCACATCTTGCGGTCCGGCGAGCGTTTCCGACGATTGTTCGACGAGGTCAAGGACGCGGACGCAGTGGCGGTGGAGGCTTGA
- a CDS encoding alpha/beta fold hydrolase produces MLHGSGPGTTGSGAWATTAQELGTSCHLVAPDLAGFGRTPVPAGSAGGLRLWTEQAAGLMDALGIDCYAVVGHSMGGAVALALAAARPQQVTRVVAVSTTGAPGAPLSAELDAVWAAPAGPLGARDMLSRLVHDQALVTDSAVDARAAAMRAGATAYASLFPPPRARWADELALSAQTLAAIRAPVLLVHGAEDRVTPLETAAQPLLEHLADVRLHVFGRCGHVPPIEHPHEFRQLLSCFLRRDRCR; encoded by the coding sequence ATGCTGCACGGCTCCGGACCCGGCACGACCGGGTCCGGAGCCTGGGCAACGACGGCACAGGAGCTGGGCACGTCCTGCCATCTGGTGGCTCCTGACCTGGCGGGGTTCGGCCGTACACCTGTCCCGGCGGGCTCCGCCGGTGGGCTCCGGTTGTGGACGGAGCAGGCCGCGGGCCTGATGGATGCTCTCGGTATCGACTGCTACGCCGTGGTGGGTCACTCCATGGGCGGTGCCGTGGCGCTGGCGTTGGCGGCCGCGCGACCCCAGCAGGTCACCCGTGTCGTGGCGGTCTCGACGACGGGCGCCCCCGGGGCGCCGCTCTCCGCCGAGCTCGACGCGGTCTGGGCCGCCCCCGCCGGCCCCCTCGGGGCACGAGACATGCTGAGTCGCCTCGTCCACGACCAAGCGCTCGTGACCGACTCTGCCGTCGATGCGCGTGCAGCGGCGATGCGAGCGGGGGCGACCGCATACGCGTCGTTGTTCCCTCCGCCAAGGGCACGATGGGCCGACGAGCTCGCCCTCTCGGCGCAGACGCTGGCAGCGATCCGCGCGCCCGTGCTGCTCGTGCACGGCGCGGAGGACCGGGTCACCCCGCTCGAGACGGCAGCCCAGCCCCTACTCGAGCACCTGGCCGATGTCCGTCTGCACGTGTTCGGCCGATGCGGGCACGTGCCGCCGATCGAGCACCCGCACGAGTTCAGGCAACTGCTGTCGTGCTTTCTCCGCCGGGACCGCTGTCGCTAA
- a CDS encoding carbohydrate ABC transporter permease encodes MASATPPAPGRSRRLSDRGLAVAFVSPALLLLLAMSVFPLLWALYLSFTDYSATRGGPARFVGFGNYTAILTSAQVHQRALTTLIYVVGAVTLQTVLGFAIAYLISRRTHGRGLLTTLFLVPMMLSPVVVGLFWRFMLDAQFGVINSILGSLGLGPVEWLTRQRTALISLIVVDTWQWTPFIMLIALAGLTAVPKYLYEAASIDRASEWFRFRTITLPLVWPLLLIAVLFRAIEAFRLFDLVYILTNGGPGVSTETLSFHVYKVAFLGFNTGTASAYGILMVLVVIVLTQLYLRYLNKLKEG; translated from the coding sequence GTGGCGTCTGCGACGCCACCTGCACCGGGTCGGTCCCGCCGGCTGAGCGACCGCGGGCTCGCCGTGGCCTTCGTCTCCCCCGCGCTGCTGCTGTTGCTCGCCATGTCGGTGTTCCCGTTGCTGTGGGCGTTGTACCTGTCCTTCACCGACTACTCGGCCACCCGCGGAGGGCCCGCCCGATTCGTCGGGTTCGGGAACTACACCGCCATCCTGACCTCGGCGCAGGTCCACCAGAGGGCCCTGACGACGTTGATCTACGTGGTCGGCGCGGTCACCCTGCAGACCGTGCTCGGTTTCGCCATCGCCTACCTGATCTCACGGCGCACGCACGGGCGAGGACTGCTGACCACTCTGTTCCTGGTTCCGATGATGCTGTCGCCGGTCGTGGTCGGGCTGTTCTGGCGATTCATGCTCGACGCGCAGTTCGGCGTGATCAACAGCATACTCGGCTCGCTCGGCCTGGGGCCGGTGGAGTGGCTCACCCGGCAGCGAACGGCATTGATTTCCCTGATCGTGGTCGACACCTGGCAGTGGACGCCGTTCATCATGCTCATCGCACTTGCCGGCCTCACCGCGGTTCCCAAGTACCTGTACGAGGCCGCCTCGATCGACCGGGCGTCCGAGTGGTTCCGGTTCCGCACCATCACTCTTCCGCTGGTGTGGCCGCTGCTCCTCATTGCCGTGCTGTTCAGGGCCATCGAGGCCTTCCGGCTGTTCGACCTCGTCTACATCCTCACCAACGGAGGCCCGGGTGTCTCCACCGAGACGTTGTCGTTCCACGTCTACAAGGTCGCGTTCCTGGGCTTCAACACCGGAACCGCCTCGGCGTACGGGATCCTCATGGTCCTCGTCGTCATCGTCCTCACGCAGCTCTACCTGCGCTATCTGAACAAGCTCAAGGAGGGCTGA
- a CDS encoding carbohydrate ABC transporter permease, with protein sequence MAVSVDEAVSTGPARHRTPPARRLGGRGRSVLEVALLTVLAVVMLFPVLWMIETSIKENRDVYAIPAEFFGFTVTMDHFKDVFVAPGGGRSDLSVAFLNSAVVAGASTLLATVLGVPAAWAYSRFAVKAKKDQLFFILSTRFMPPVVVVIPIFLMYRQVGLIDSKLGLILIYTAFNVPFTIWMMKGFVDEVPAEYEDAAMLDGYTRLQAFRRFTLPLLVPGIAATAVFALIFSWNEFVFAIFLTSSDSVRTAPPAIAGLIGGTTTDWGLVAAASVVFALPVLIFAYLVRKHLVAGVTLGAVRR encoded by the coding sequence ATGGCCGTCTCTGTCGACGAGGCCGTGTCCACAGGTCCTGCCCGGCATCGCACACCCCCCGCGCGCCGCCTCGGCGGCCGGGGCCGCTCCGTGCTGGAGGTCGCGCTGCTGACCGTGCTGGCCGTCGTGATGCTCTTCCCGGTGCTGTGGATGATCGAGACGTCCATCAAGGAGAACCGCGACGTCTACGCCATCCCGGCCGAGTTCTTCGGCTTCACGGTCACCATGGACCACTTCAAGGACGTGTTCGTCGCCCCCGGCGGCGGTCGCTCGGACCTGTCCGTCGCGTTCCTCAACTCCGCCGTGGTCGCCGGGGCCTCTACGCTGCTGGCCACCGTGCTGGGAGTCCCGGCGGCCTGGGCCTACTCACGCTTCGCGGTGAAGGCCAAGAAGGACCAACTGTTCTTCATCCTGTCCACCCGCTTCATGCCGCCCGTGGTGGTCGTGATCCCGATCTTCCTCATGTACCGCCAGGTCGGACTCATCGACAGCAAGCTCGGCCTGATCCTCATCTACACCGCGTTCAACGTCCCGTTCACGATCTGGATGATGAAGGGGTTCGTCGACGAGGTGCCCGCGGAGTACGAGGACGCCGCCATGCTCGACGGCTACACCCGGTTGCAGGCGTTCCGGCGATTCACCCTTCCCCTGCTCGTGCCCGGCATCGCCGCGACGGCGGTCTTCGCTCTCATCTTCTCGTGGAACGAGTTCGTGTTCGCAATCTTCCTCACCTCCAGCGACAGCGTGCGGACCGCCCCACCCGCCATCGCCGGCCTCATCGGTGGCACCACCACGGACTGGGGTCTCGTGGCCGCCGCCTCCGTGGTGTTCGCCCTACCGGTGCTCATCTTCGCCTACCTGGTGCGCAAGCACCTCGTCGCCGGTGTGACGCTCGGGGCGGTGCGACGCTGA
- a CDS encoding iron-containing alcohol dehydrogenase: protein MLETVRGPRQLIVGEGVAQNIPRVVAESGSRVLILTDQVLLRQPGVAEIVAAVREKVEVVQVFSDATPDVPLADVALAVSVAAEVDADVILAIGGGTVIDLAKIVGVIRRHGGTPRDFYGESKVPGPTIPLVAVPTTSGTGSELTPVSVLTDPDRELKVGVSSVHIVPDFAIVDPELTYTCPATVTAHSGIDAFCHAVESYTARPRAHGPRDPVEQVFLGRNPITDHYALLAAERIARSLRRAVRDGGDTDARADMSYGSVLAGLAFSHAGTAAPHALQYPIGAATHTPHGLGVGLLLPYALDAARDAIGDRLAILAGVCGLDVTDASDAEAADTFLSWLDGLLADIGIPPTLADIGVARADLPRFAEMASGVTRLIQNHPGPNDTASLTAILEAAWTGDRTHTS, encoded by the coding sequence ATGCTTGAGACCGTCCGCGGACCACGCCAGCTGATAGTGGGCGAAGGGGTCGCACAGAACATCCCACGAGTGGTGGCCGAGAGTGGCTCGCGAGTCCTCATCTTGACCGACCAGGTTCTTCTGAGGCAGCCGGGCGTGGCCGAGATCGTGGCCGCCGTGCGGGAGAAGGTCGAGGTCGTCCAGGTGTTCTCCGACGCGACTCCGGACGTGCCACTCGCCGATGTCGCCCTGGCCGTCTCGGTCGCCGCCGAGGTGGACGCCGACGTGATCCTCGCCATCGGGGGTGGCACGGTGATCGACCTCGCCAAGATCGTCGGCGTCATCCGGCGCCACGGTGGGACGCCGCGCGACTTCTACGGCGAGTCGAAGGTGCCGGGGCCGACGATTCCTCTCGTCGCGGTCCCGACGACGTCAGGCACCGGCTCCGAACTCACACCCGTCTCGGTGCTGACCGACCCGGACCGCGAGCTGAAGGTGGGGGTGTCGAGCGTCCACATCGTGCCCGACTTCGCCATCGTCGACCCCGAACTCACGTACACCTGCCCTGCGACCGTCACCGCCCACTCCGGCATCGACGCGTTCTGTCACGCGGTGGAGAGCTACACCGCGCGACCCCGGGCCCACGGACCGCGCGACCCGGTGGAGCAGGTGTTCCTCGGCCGCAACCCGATCACCGACCACTACGCGCTCCTGGCCGCGGAGCGGATCGCCCGTAGCTTGCGTCGTGCTGTCAGGGACGGAGGCGACACGGACGCGCGCGCGGACATGTCCTATGGGTCCGTGCTCGCCGGACTCGCCTTCTCCCACGCGGGCACCGCGGCCCCGCACGCTCTCCAGTACCCCATCGGCGCAGCCACGCACACGCCGCACGGACTGGGCGTCGGGCTGCTACTGCCCTACGCGCTGGACGCGGCCAGGGATGCCATCGGCGACCGGTTGGCCATCCTCGCCGGGGTGTGCGGGCTCGACGTGACCGATGCCTCGGATGCCGAGGCCGCAGACACGTTCCTCAGCTGGCTCGACGGGCTCCTTGCCGACATCGGCATCCCGCCCACCTTGGCGGACATCGGCGTGGCCCGCGCCGACCTCCCCCGCTTCGCGGAGATGGCCAGTGGCGTCACCCGCTTGATCCAGAACCATCCAGGCCCGAACGACACCGCCAGCCTGACCGCGATCCTCGAAGCGGCCTGGACCGGGGATCGGACCCACACGTCCTGA
- a CDS encoding DJ-1/PfpI family protein, which produces MPRALLLTGDAAEELDTMYPYYRVQEGGWDVDVSSRTRRDVQLVIHEFDPNSDAYVEKNGRKLPVDVPWAEVDVERYDALIIPGGRAPEWIRVDADVRRITEHFFARNLPIALVCHGAQVPAVYGLLKGRKTACFPPITGDMENAGATVIDAPDVVDGNLVSCRGWPDMPQFGRAMMELFSKSVSPASA; this is translated from the coding sequence GTGCCCAGAGCGCTGCTCCTGACCGGCGACGCCGCCGAGGAACTCGACACCATGTATCCCTACTATCGCGTGCAGGAGGGCGGCTGGGACGTCGACGTCTCGTCACGGACGAGGCGTGACGTGCAACTGGTCATCCACGAGTTCGACCCCAACTCCGACGCCTACGTGGAGAAGAACGGCCGGAAGCTGCCGGTCGACGTGCCCTGGGCCGAGGTCGACGTCGAGCGCTACGACGCCCTCATCATCCCCGGGGGACGTGCCCCCGAGTGGATCCGGGTCGACGCCGACGTCCGGCGCATCACCGAGCACTTCTTCGCGCGTAACCTTCCCATCGCCCTGGTGTGCCACGGCGCGCAGGTACCAGCGGTGTACGGGCTACTGAAGGGTCGAAAGACGGCGTGTTTCCCACCCATCACCGGTGACATGGAGAACGCCGGCGCGACGGTCATCGACGCTCCCGACGTCGTGGACGGCAACCTCGTCTCCTGCCGGGGGTGGCCCGACATGCCGCAATTCGGCAGGGCGATGATGGAGCTCTTCTCGAAGTCCGTCAGCCCCGCATCGGCATGA
- a CDS encoding NAD-dependent succinate-semialdehyde dehydrogenase, whose translation MSDPMNVLAPEHRRLRIGDAWRDAASGATFAVEDPATGKTIAEVADADVVDGLAALDVASKAMAQWAATPPRKRSELLTATYRALTERSEEIARLITLEMGKPLAEARAEVAYGAEFFRWFAEEAVRVEGRYSTAPAGGYRILTVPKPVGPCVFVTPWNFPLAMGARKIAPALAAGCTTITKPAAQTPLTMLFLARIMEEVGVPPGVVNVVTTKRAGKVVSALLADSRTRKLSFTGSTEVGRVLLRQAADNVLRTSMELGGNAALIVCADADLDVALDGAMVAKMRNIGESCIAANRIYVEEPVREEFTARFAERMGALSVGHGLDDGVDVGALIDETSVTKIDELVADAVDRGARVLVGGERPDGPGHFYPPTVLVDVPDDARMLRAEIFGPVAPIVSFTSDDEVMAKANDTEHGLVGYIFTRDLQRALRFTEGLDTGMIGINRGLISDPAAPFGGVKQSGVGKEGSHEGILEYLDLTYAAIDLP comes from the coding sequence ATGAGTGACCCGATGAACGTCCTGGCCCCCGAGCACCGACGGCTCCGGATCGGCGACGCCTGGCGCGACGCCGCAAGCGGAGCCACCTTCGCCGTCGAGGACCCGGCCACCGGCAAGACCATCGCCGAGGTGGCGGACGCCGACGTCGTCGACGGGCTCGCCGCTCTGGACGTGGCGAGCAAGGCAATGGCGCAGTGGGCGGCGACCCCGCCGCGGAAACGGTCAGAGCTGTTGACCGCGACGTACCGGGCACTGACCGAGCGATCCGAGGAGATCGCCCGGCTGATAACGCTCGAGATGGGCAAGCCGCTCGCCGAGGCTCGGGCAGAGGTGGCCTACGGCGCCGAGTTCTTCCGCTGGTTCGCCGAGGAGGCGGTGCGCGTCGAGGGGCGCTACAGCACCGCTCCCGCAGGTGGATATCGCATCCTCACCGTGCCGAAGCCGGTCGGACCATGCGTCTTCGTGACGCCCTGGAACTTCCCGTTGGCCATGGGTGCCCGCAAGATCGCTCCTGCGCTGGCCGCGGGCTGCACGACGATCACCAAGCCGGCAGCCCAGACGCCACTCACCATGCTGTTCCTGGCCCGCATCATGGAGGAGGTCGGCGTTCCCCCGGGCGTCGTCAACGTGGTGACCACCAAGCGTGCCGGCAAGGTGGTCTCCGCACTGCTCGCCGACAGTCGGACCCGCAAGCTGTCGTTCACCGGGTCGACCGAGGTCGGGCGCGTGCTGCTCCGACAGGCTGCGGACAACGTGCTGCGCACCTCCATGGAACTGGGCGGCAACGCGGCCTTGATCGTGTGTGCCGACGCGGACCTGGACGTCGCGCTCGACGGTGCCATGGTGGCCAAGATGCGCAACATCGGGGAGTCCTGCATCGCGGCCAACCGGATCTACGTCGAGGAGCCGGTACGCGAGGAGTTCACGGCACGCTTCGCCGAGCGGATGGGCGCGCTCTCGGTGGGCCATGGTCTCGACGACGGCGTGGACGTCGGGGCGTTGATCGACGAAACCTCGGTCACCAAGATCGACGAACTCGTCGCCGACGCGGTCGATCGCGGCGCCCGGGTCCTGGTGGGCGGCGAGCGTCCGGATGGGCCGGGCCACTTCTACCCGCCTACGGTCCTCGTCGACGTGCCCGACGACGCGCGGATGCTCAGGGCGGAGATCTTCGGCCCGGTCGCGCCGATCGTCTCGTTCACGTCCGACGACGAGGTGATGGCGAAGGCTAACGACACCGAGCACGGCCTGGTCGGATACATCTTCACCCGAGACCTCCAGCGGGCACTCCGGTTCACCGAGGGGCTGGATACGGGAATGATCGGCATCAACCGTGGTCTGATATCGGACCCGGCAGCTCCGTTCGGCGGCGTCAAGCAGTCCGGCGTCGGCAAGGAGGGGTCGCACGAGGGCATCCTCGAGTACCTCGACCTCACCTACGCGGCGATCGACCTACCGTGA
- a CDS encoding sugar ABC transporter substrate-binding protein, translating to MQLATAAMLLVATTVTACGDGQDDGAEASAPKAPATIPELTKDPLTLSFIWFDWPPAQALEAFANAEYKKERPNATIKVNTVPNANWHDAMFTQFAARKTDFDIAILDSQHIGEAVTNGNILDITDFVKNNIDVEAYDPYLLAAYGQFPQAETGKRDENASLYGLPLLGDTWTMIYRKDLIGDKPPQTWDEMISVAERCQTEHPGVSGLAFHQANGSDAAAVTYNTVNGVYGGNLWDSKARKIEGVLNDAAGQEAMDVLVNKMKPLTAKGSGNWFIDEVNAAVAQGKACIAFNWIAASGGLLDPEQSTLGSTREQILDKLGFATLPSQKTNLVPLGGMGMHVSAYSPEANQVEALNFMKWFQRADIQKKWAAAGGVPSRTDALESPEFLNAGPFNQVYTDSVPRMRDMWNVPEYARLVDIENTNVNAALNGAKNPKDALDDIAKEQQDVLDSSSRRGGDGL from the coding sequence GTGCAGCTGGCGACGGCGGCCATGCTGCTGGTGGCCACGACCGTGACGGCTTGCGGCGATGGCCAGGACGACGGCGCGGAGGCGAGCGCACCCAAGGCGCCGGCGACCATCCCGGAGCTCACCAAGGACCCGCTGACCCTCAGCTTCATCTGGTTCGACTGGCCCCCCGCCCAGGCACTGGAGGCATTCGCGAACGCGGAGTACAAGAAGGAGCGGCCGAACGCGACGATCAAGGTGAACACCGTGCCGAACGCGAACTGGCACGACGCGATGTTCACCCAGTTCGCCGCGCGCAAGACCGACTTCGACATCGCGATCCTGGACTCGCAACACATCGGTGAGGCCGTGACGAACGGCAACATCCTCGACATCACCGACTTCGTCAAGAACAACATCGACGTCGAGGCCTACGACCCGTACCTCCTGGCGGCCTACGGCCAGTTCCCCCAGGCGGAGACCGGCAAGCGCGACGAAAACGCCAGCCTGTACGGACTGCCGCTGCTCGGCGACACCTGGACGATGATCTACCGCAAGGACCTGATCGGCGACAAGCCACCGCAGACCTGGGATGAGATGATCTCAGTCGCCGAGAGGTGCCAGACGGAGCACCCCGGCGTCAGCGGGCTGGCTTTCCACCAGGCCAACGGCTCCGACGCCGCGGCCGTAACCTACAACACGGTCAACGGCGTCTACGGCGGCAACCTCTGGGACTCCAAGGCGCGCAAGATCGAGGGCGTCCTCAACGACGCCGCCGGCCAGGAGGCGATGGACGTCCTGGTCAACAAGATGAAGCCGCTGACCGCCAAGGGCTCCGGCAACTGGTTCATCGACGAGGTGAACGCGGCGGTCGCCCAGGGCAAGGCATGCATCGCGTTCAACTGGATCGCCGCCAGCGGCGGCCTGCTCGATCCGGAGCAGTCGACGCTCGGCTCCACGCGGGAGCAGATTCTCGACAAGCTGGGCTTTGCCACCCTTCCGAGCCAGAAGACCAACCTGGTCCCGCTCGGCGGCATGGGGATGCACGTGTCGGCCTACTCCCCCGAGGCGAACCAGGTTGAGGCCCTGAACTTCATGAAGTGGTTCCAGCGGGCTGACATCCAGAAGAAGTGGGCCGCGGCTGGTGGCGTGCCATCGCGTACGGACGCCCTGGAATCGCCCGAGTTCCTCAATGCCGGGCCGTTCAACCAGGTGTACACCGACTCGGTTCCGCGGATGCGGGACATGTGGAACGTGCCCGAGTACGCCCGCCTCGTCGACATCGAGAACACCAACGTGAACGCGGCTCTCAACGGCGCGAAGAACCCGAAGGATGCGCTCGACGACATCGCCAAGGAGCAGCAGGACGTGCTCGACTCCAGCAGCCGCAGGGGCGGCGACGGACTGTGA